Proteins encoded in a region of the Mycobacterium branderi genome:
- a CDS encoding oxidoreductase, protein MPKTFFITGVSSGLGRAFAHGALEAGHTVIGTVRKTADLAPFDALDAKAHGRILDVTDHAAVIDTVAEAEASIGPIDVLIANAGYGLEGVFEETPLSEVRAQFETNFFGAAATVQSVLPYMRKRRAGHIMAVTSMGGLMTVPGLSAYCASKYALEGLLESIGKEVAGFGIHVTAIEPGSFRTAWAGRSMVRAERAIDDYDTVFEPIRSARLHANGNQLGDPAKAATAILTVVDAVQPPRHLVLGSDALRLIRAGRDAVDADIAAWEPLSRSTDFPDGHQIAAS, encoded by the coding sequence ATGCCCAAGACGTTCTTCATCACCGGTGTCAGCAGCGGACTCGGCCGCGCCTTCGCGCACGGTGCGCTGGAAGCCGGCCACACCGTCATCGGCACGGTGCGCAAGACCGCCGATCTGGCCCCTTTCGACGCACTGGACGCGAAGGCCCACGGCCGGATCCTCGATGTCACCGACCACGCGGCGGTCATCGACACCGTCGCCGAAGCCGAAGCGTCCATCGGGCCTATCGATGTCCTGATCGCCAACGCCGGTTACGGATTGGAGGGCGTCTTCGAGGAGACGCCGCTGTCGGAGGTACGCGCGCAGTTTGAGACCAATTTCTTCGGGGCTGCCGCCACCGTGCAATCGGTGCTGCCGTACATGCGTAAGCGGCGGGCCGGACACATCATGGCGGTCACCTCGATGGGCGGGTTGATGACGGTACCGGGGCTCTCGGCGTATTGCGCCAGCAAGTACGCGCTCGAAGGCCTGCTGGAGAGTATCGGCAAGGAAGTCGCCGGGTTCGGGATCCACGTCACCGCAATCGAACCCGGGTCCTTCCGGACGGCTTGGGCGGGCCGGTCAATGGTCCGCGCCGAACGCGCCATCGATGACTACGACACGGTGTTCGAGCCGATCCGTTCGGCACGCCTGCACGCCAACGGCAACCAGCTCGGTGATCCGGCAAAGGCCGCGACGGCCATCCTGACCGTCGTCGACGCTGTGCAGCCACCCCGCCACCTCGTACTGGGATCCGATGCGCTACGGCTGATCCGCGCCGGACGCGACGCGGTCGACGCTGACATCGCGGCCTGGGAGCCATTGTCACGCAGCACCGATTTCCCCGACGGCCATCAGATTGCGGCGAGTTGA
- a CDS encoding TIGR03564 family F420-dependent LLM class oxidoreductase — protein MRIGLTGGASSTDKIIEQAQAAEAEGFTSLWYASTVAGDPLVAMALAGRATTSIELGTAVLQTYPCHPLLQANRVAAAANAMGRPGFTLGLGPSHEPLVSGVLGVSYDHPGRNTEEYLRIISALLRGEEVDYSGQDWTTRSPAGMVKLDNEVPLLLSALSPRMLRIAGRFADGVVLWMASPSVIECRIAPALRHATTEWGRPPPRIVAGLPVAVHDDLVEARAATAAMSTMYAGMTNYQRVIEAGGGATPADVAIIGNEESVRKQLQDMLDAGATDIWAQPIGVGDDRAQRKASAQRTRELLSELARLG, from the coding sequence ATGCGGATCGGGCTGACCGGCGGCGCCTCATCGACCGACAAGATCATCGAGCAGGCCCAAGCAGCTGAAGCCGAGGGCTTCACGTCCCTGTGGTACGCCAGCACGGTGGCCGGCGACCCGCTGGTGGCAATGGCGCTGGCGGGACGGGCCACCACCTCGATCGAACTGGGTACAGCCGTACTCCAGACGTATCCCTGCCACCCGCTGCTGCAGGCTAACCGGGTAGCCGCCGCGGCAAATGCCATGGGCCGCCCGGGATTCACGCTCGGGCTGGGCCCCTCGCACGAGCCGCTCGTCAGCGGCGTGCTCGGCGTGTCCTACGACCATCCCGGCAGGAACACCGAAGAATATCTGCGCATCATCAGTGCCCTGTTGCGGGGCGAGGAAGTCGACTACTCCGGTCAGGACTGGACAACCCGCAGTCCCGCCGGGATGGTCAAACTCGACAATGAGGTGCCGCTGCTGCTGTCGGCGCTGTCACCCCGGATGTTGCGTATTGCAGGTCGTTTCGCCGATGGAGTCGTGCTCTGGATGGCGTCGCCATCGGTCATCGAATGCCGCATCGCACCCGCACTGCGCCACGCGACCACGGAATGGGGTCGGCCACCGCCAAGGATCGTAGCTGGACTACCCGTCGCCGTGCACGACGACCTCGTCGAGGCCCGGGCGGCCACCGCGGCGATGTCGACGATGTACGCGGGGATGACCAACTATCAGCGGGTCATCGAGGCGGGTGGCGGCGCCACCCCTGCCGATGTCGCGATCATCGGCAACGAGGAGTCGGTGCGAAAACAACTGCAGGACATGCTCGATGCGGGGGCCACCGACATCTGGGCACAGCCCATCGGAGTCGGTGATGACCGAGCACAACGAAAGGCATCGGCCCAACGCACTCGGGAACTGCTCAGCGAACTCGCCCGCCTCGGTTAG
- a CDS encoding SDR family NAD(P)-dependent oxidoreductase, giving the protein MSRVAVVTGGGSGIGRAIVERLARDRHRVAVLDVNEEAAEKVAAQVQADGAHAIAVLADVAESASVAAAFESVRRALGPVQLLVTSAAITGFKPFGEITIEDWNRHLAVNLTGTFLCLQAALPDMVEAGWGRVVTISSTAAQTGSPRQGHYSASKGGVIALTRTIALEYAAHGITANTVPPFSVDTPMLRAAQEAGNLPPVKHLAKASPVGRLGTGEDIAAVCAVLCSDEAGYITGQIIGVNGGAVI; this is encoded by the coding sequence GTGAGTCGCGTGGCGGTAGTAACCGGCGGTGGGTCGGGAATCGGGCGGGCCATCGTCGAACGACTGGCCCGCGACCGCCATCGCGTTGCGGTGTTGGACGTAAACGAAGAAGCTGCCGAGAAAGTGGCGGCCCAGGTGCAGGCCGACGGCGCCCACGCAATCGCGGTACTGGCCGACGTCGCCGAAAGCGCCAGTGTCGCAGCGGCGTTCGAGTCGGTGCGGCGCGCGCTCGGCCCCGTCCAGCTCTTGGTTACCAGCGCGGCGATCACTGGCTTCAAGCCATTCGGCGAGATCACGATCGAGGACTGGAACCGCCATCTCGCGGTGAACCTCACCGGCACGTTTCTGTGCCTGCAGGCCGCGCTGCCGGACATGGTCGAGGCCGGTTGGGGGCGTGTGGTCACGATTTCTTCGACGGCGGCACAGACGGGATCGCCCCGACAAGGCCACTACTCCGCATCCAAGGGCGGTGTGATCGCGCTGACGCGAACGATCGCGCTCGAATACGCGGCCCACGGGATAACCGCCAACACGGTGCCGCCGTTTTCCGTTGACACCCCGATGCTTCGCGCGGCGCAGGAGGCGGGAAACCTTCCCCCCGTCAAGCACCTTGCCAAGGCCTCCCCGGTCGGCAGGCTGGGCACTGGCGAGGACATCGCCGCTGTGTGCGCTGTCCTGTGCTCCGACGAGGCGGGCTACATCACGGGTCAGATCATCGGCGTCAACGGCGGCGCGGTGATCTGA
- a CDS encoding TetR/AcrR family transcriptional regulator, translated as MDMAASPRRVGAETSQTRDALLEAVAQMMLEEGYASVTYRALAAKAGVTPSLVQYYFPSLDDIFVAAIRRYSERNLRWLTEELQRRPDDPLHALWESSWHESTSALMTEFMALGNHRKSIRSQIAAATDSIRRVQVDALVAKFGKGARLLADLSFDAVVLLINGVPKLLELEESVGVDTAHAELIAACERLLDAVEPPAKPRRRRKKAPTRRR; from the coding sequence GTGGACATGGCAGCATCGCCCCGCCGCGTAGGAGCAGAGACTTCACAGACGCGTGACGCCTTGCTCGAGGCCGTTGCGCAGATGATGCTGGAGGAGGGATATGCGAGCGTCACGTATCGCGCATTGGCCGCGAAGGCTGGCGTGACACCAAGCCTCGTCCAGTACTACTTTCCCTCGCTGGACGACATCTTCGTCGCCGCCATTCGCCGCTACTCCGAGCGGAACCTGCGATGGTTGACCGAGGAACTTCAGCGGCGACCCGACGATCCACTTCATGCGTTGTGGGAGAGCAGTTGGCACGAGTCGACGAGTGCTCTGATGACGGAGTTCATGGCACTTGGCAACCACCGCAAATCTATTCGTTCCCAGATCGCCGCCGCGACGGACAGCATACGCAGAGTCCAGGTCGACGCGCTGGTGGCAAAATTCGGGAAAGGCGCCCGGCTCCTCGCTGATCTTTCGTTCGATGCCGTGGTGCTGCTGATCAACGGTGTTCCGAAGCTCCTTGAGTTGGAGGAAAGCGTGGGCGTCGATACCGCCCACGCCGAGTTGATCGCCGCGTGCGAGCGCTTGCTGGACGCCGTCGAACCACCAGCCAAGCCTCGCCGCCGCAGGAAGAAGGCTCCGACTCGCCGACGCTGA
- a CDS encoding mycofactocin-coupled SDR family oxidoreductase, which produces MAGKVGGKVAFITGAARGQGRSHAVTLAREGADIIAIDVCKQLDGVKLPMSTPDDLAETVRRVEALGQRIIASQVDVRDFDAMRAAVDDGVAQLGRLDIVLANAALASEGTRLNRMDPKTWRDMIDVNLNGAWITARVAIPHIMAGKRGGSIVFTSSIGGLRGAENIGNYIASKHGLHGLMRTMALELGPRNIRVNIVCPSSVATPMLLNEPTYRMFRPDLENPTVEDFEVASRQMHVLPIPYVEPADISNAILFLVSDDARYITGVALPVDGGALLK; this is translated from the coding sequence ATGGCAGGAAAGGTCGGGGGCAAGGTGGCCTTCATCACCGGTGCGGCCCGCGGGCAGGGTCGCAGCCATGCCGTAACGCTCGCGCGTGAGGGTGCCGACATCATCGCCATCGATGTGTGCAAGCAGCTCGACGGAGTCAAACTGCCGATGTCCACACCCGACGACCTAGCGGAGACCGTGCGCCGGGTCGAGGCGCTCGGACAGCGCATCATCGCATCGCAGGTCGATGTTCGAGACTTCGACGCCATGCGGGCCGCGGTCGACGACGGTGTCGCACAGCTCGGGCGCCTGGACATCGTGCTCGCCAATGCCGCCCTCGCCAGCGAGGGCACGCGCCTGAACCGGATGGACCCGAAGACGTGGCGCGACATGATCGACGTCAACCTCAACGGCGCGTGGATCACCGCGCGGGTGGCGATACCCCACATCATGGCCGGCAAGCGCGGCGGCTCGATCGTGTTCACCAGCTCGATCGGCGGCCTCCGCGGCGCCGAGAACATCGGCAACTACATCGCGTCCAAACACGGGCTGCACGGGTTGATGCGCACCATGGCCCTGGAACTCGGTCCGAGAAACATCCGCGTCAACATCGTCTGTCCGAGCAGCGTCGCCACACCCATGCTGCTCAACGAGCCGACCTACCGGATGTTTCGGCCCGACTTGGAAAATCCCACCGTGGAGGACTTCGAGGTCGCGTCCCGGCAGATGCACGTGCTTCCGATTCCGTACGTCGAACCCGCCGACATCAGCAACGCCATCCTCTTCCTGGTCTCCGACGACGCGCGCTACATCACCGGGGTCGCACTACCGGTCGACGGCGGCGCCCTCCTCAAATAA
- a CDS encoding carboxymuconolactone decarboxylase family protein, translating to MSRVTPLRFRDWPPEMRDAMAALMPPNPRHPAPVTKDRPKAENALGTLAHHPSLARAFCTLQGHLLMGTTLSMRHREMLILRTAAVRGSAYEWTHHNFIAPDGGISTEDVARIAFGPTAPYWSEFEVALLRCVDELIHDGQLSDATWATLSSEFGTQQLLDTMFTVTSYDALMRMLKTCQVHLEDDVRELRAKAGLSVDGDGA from the coding sequence ATGTCACGCGTGACACCACTTCGTTTCCGGGACTGGCCGCCGGAGATGCGCGACGCGATGGCCGCCCTCATGCCACCCAATCCGCGCCATCCCGCACCGGTCACCAAGGACCGCCCCAAAGCGGAGAACGCACTGGGGACGTTGGCGCACCACCCATCCCTGGCGCGGGCATTCTGCACGCTGCAGGGACACCTGCTGATGGGAACCACGCTGAGCATGCGGCACCGCGAAATGCTCATCCTGCGCACCGCCGCCGTACGTGGATCCGCCTACGAATGGACACATCACAACTTCATTGCGCCCGACGGCGGCATCAGCACCGAAGATGTCGCGCGGATCGCCTTCGGTCCGACCGCGCCCTATTGGAGCGAATTCGAGGTCGCACTGCTGCGATGCGTGGACGAGCTCATCCACGACGGCCAACTGAGCGATGCCACGTGGGCCACCCTGTCGAGCGAATTCGGCACCCAGCAACTTCTGGACACGATGTTCACGGTCACTAGCTACGACGCCCTGATGCGCATGCTGAAAACCTGCCAGGTCCACTTGGAGGACGACGTCCGGGAACTTCGCGCCAAGGCAGGACTTTCCGTCGACGGCGACGGCGCATGA
- a CDS encoding SDR family NAD(P)-dependent oxidoreductase, with protein sequence MSDRFALTDRVAVITGAGTGIGRASALVLAEHGADIVLAGRRPDPLQATAKEVEALGRRALIVPTDVTETQQCQDLVDATLADFGRLDILVNNAGGGETKGITRWTEEEWHNVVDLNLGSVWFLSRCAVKPMMTQGSGAIVNISSGASLIAMPQAAIYAAAKAGVNNLTGSMAAAWGRKGIRVNCIACGAIRTDGLLADAAKGGFDVDQLGAMNAMGRIAEPDEIGYGVLFFASDASSYCSGQTLYIHGGPGPAGI encoded by the coding sequence ATGAGTGATCGGTTCGCGCTGACCGACAGAGTTGCAGTCATCACGGGCGCCGGCACGGGCATCGGCCGGGCCAGCGCCCTCGTCCTGGCCGAGCACGGTGCGGATATCGTGCTGGCCGGACGGCGGCCCGATCCTCTGCAGGCGACGGCCAAGGAGGTCGAGGCGCTCGGACGCCGGGCGTTGATCGTGCCGACCGACGTCACCGAAACCCAGCAATGCCAAGACCTCGTCGATGCCACCCTGGCCGACTTCGGGAGACTCGACATCCTGGTCAACAACGCGGGCGGGGGTGAAACCAAAGGCATCACCAGATGGACCGAGGAAGAGTGGCACAATGTCGTGGACCTCAACCTCGGCAGTGTGTGGTTCCTCTCGAGGTGCGCAGTGAAGCCGATGATGACACAAGGCAGCGGCGCAATCGTCAACATCTCGTCCGGCGCGAGCCTGATCGCCATGCCACAGGCCGCCATCTATGCCGCCGCCAAGGCCGGCGTGAACAACCTCACCGGGTCAATGGCCGCGGCCTGGGGACGCAAGGGCATCCGGGTCAATTGCATTGCCTGCGGAGCCATCCGAACAGACGGACTGCTGGCAGACGCAGCGAAAGGCGGATTCGACGTCGACCAGCTGGGCGCCATGAACGCCATGGGGCGAATAGCCGAACCCGATGAAATCGGCTACGGCGTCCTCTTCTTCGCCTCGGATGCAAGCAGCTACTGCTCCGGCCAGACCCTGTACATCCACGGCGGCCCCGGTCCCGCCGGCATCTGA
- a CDS encoding nuclear transport factor 2 family protein, producing the protein MTSTDIDLEALRRDLQYVKDKIEIRDLIHTQARGHDRHDVPLMTSVYTDDGVDEHGPTVKAAADYGDWANAAHSAAFDQHSHNITTHTCEIDGDVAHSESYVIVQARAGKTLIMMGGRYIDRLERRDGTWKIALRRCTVEWTLQGDGSALKSGNFAGFIKGSWDTNDVSYARPLTQDDTNIERW; encoded by the coding sequence GTGACAAGCACCGACATCGACCTCGAAGCACTGCGCCGCGACCTGCAGTACGTCAAGGACAAGATTGAGATCCGCGACCTCATCCATACCCAGGCCCGTGGACACGACCGCCATGATGTCCCACTGATGACCAGTGTCTACACCGACGACGGCGTCGACGAGCACGGACCTACGGTGAAAGCGGCTGCAGACTACGGTGATTGGGCCAACGCGGCGCACTCCGCTGCCTTCGACCAGCACTCGCACAACATCACGACACACACCTGCGAGATCGACGGCGACGTCGCGCACAGCGAGAGCTACGTCATCGTGCAAGCGCGCGCCGGCAAGACGCTCATCATGATGGGCGGCCGATACATCGACCGCCTTGAACGCCGCGACGGCACGTGGAAGATCGCGCTGCGCCGCTGCACCGTGGAGTGGACGCTGCAGGGCGACGGGTCGGCACTGAAGTCGGGTAACTTCGCCGGCTTCATCAAGGGCAGCTGGGACACCAACGACGTCTCCTATGCGCGACCCCTCACACAGGACGACACCAACATCGAACGCTGGTAA
- the dnaB gene encoding replicative DNA helicase, which yields MAVVDDLGQPGMDTPSEDYGRQPPQDLAAEQSVLGGMLLSKDAIADVLERLRPGDFYRPAHQNIYDAILDLYGRGEPADAVTVAAELDRRGLLRRIGGAPYLHDLISTVPTAANAGYYASIVAEKALLRRLVEAGTRVVQYGYAGAEGADVAEVVDRAQAEIYDVTDRRLSEDFVPLEDLLQPTMDEIDAIASNGGVARGVPTGFTELDEVTNGLHPGQMIIIAARPGVGKALALNTPLPTPTGWTTMGDVAVGDALLGADGQPTRVVAATEAMVGRPCYEVEFSDGTVIVADADHQWPTGYGIRTTAQLRCGLDTIAGAGSIGRYAEGGATLMAPVLQLDAVRRVRSVPVRCVQVDNPMQLYLAGRGMVPTHNSTLGLDFMRSCSIKHRMASVIFSLEMSKSEIVMRLLSAEAKIKLSDMRSGRMSDDDWTRLARRMSEISEAPLYIDDSPNLTMMEIRAKARRLRQKADLRLIVVDYLQLMTSGKKFESRQVEVSEFSRHLKLLAKELEVPVIAISQLNRGPEQRTDKKPMLADLRESGSLEQDSDMVILLHRPDAFERDDPRGGEADLIIAKHRNGPTKTVTVAHQLHLSRFANMAR from the coding sequence ATGGCGGTCGTCGACGACCTCGGTCAGCCGGGCATGGACACCCCCAGCGAGGACTACGGCCGCCAACCGCCGCAGGACCTCGCCGCCGAACAGTCGGTGCTGGGCGGGATGCTGCTGTCCAAGGACGCCATCGCCGACGTGCTGGAGCGGCTGCGGCCCGGTGACTTCTACCGCCCCGCGCATCAGAACATCTACGACGCCATCCTCGATCTGTACGGGCGCGGCGAGCCGGCCGACGCGGTGACGGTGGCCGCCGAGCTGGATCGGCGCGGCCTGCTGCGCCGGATCGGCGGGGCGCCGTATCTGCACGATCTGATTTCGACGGTGCCCACGGCCGCCAACGCCGGCTACTACGCGAGCATCGTCGCCGAGAAGGCGTTGTTGCGCCGGCTGGTCGAGGCGGGCACCCGGGTGGTGCAGTACGGCTATGCGGGCGCGGAGGGCGCCGACGTCGCCGAGGTGGTGGACCGGGCGCAGGCCGAGATCTACGACGTGACCGATCGGCGGCTCTCCGAGGACTTTGTGCCCCTGGAGGATCTGCTGCAGCCCACGATGGACGAGATCGACGCGATCGCCTCCAACGGTGGGGTGGCCCGCGGCGTGCCGACCGGGTTCACCGAACTCGACGAGGTGACCAATGGGCTGCATCCCGGGCAGATGATCATCATCGCGGCCCGGCCCGGTGTGGGGAAGGCGCTGGCGCTCAACACCCCGCTGCCGACCCCGACCGGCTGGACCACAATGGGCGATGTCGCGGTCGGTGATGCGTTGCTCGGCGCCGACGGGCAGCCGACGCGCGTGGTGGCCGCCACCGAGGCCATGGTGGGCCGGCCCTGTTACGAGGTCGAGTTCTCCGACGGCACGGTCATCGTCGCCGACGCCGATCACCAGTGGCCGACGGGCTACGGCATCCGCACCACGGCCCAATTGCGTTGCGGCCTGGACACAATCGCCGGCGCCGGCTCGATCGGGCGATACGCCGAAGGCGGCGCGACGCTGATGGCGCCGGTGTTGCAGCTGGACGCGGTGCGACGGGTGCGCAGCGTCCCGGTGCGCTGCGTGCAGGTCGACAACCCTATGCAGCTGTATCTGGCCGGGCGGGGGATGGTTCCGACGCACAACTCGACGCTCGGGCTGGATTTCATGCGGTCCTGCTCGATCAAGCATCGGATGGCCAGCGTCATCTTCTCGCTGGAGATGAGCAAGTCCGAGATCGTGATGCGGCTGTTGTCGGCTGAGGCGAAAATCAAGCTGTCCGACATGCGTTCGGGCCGGATGAGCGACGACGACTGGACCCGGCTGGCGCGGCGGATGAGCGAAATCAGCGAAGCGCCACTGTATATCGACGACTCGCCGAACCTGACCATGATGGAGATCCGTGCGAAGGCGCGGCGGTTGCGGCAAAAGGCCGATCTGCGACTGATCGTGGTGGACTACCTGCAGCTGATGACGTCGGGCAAGAAGTTCGAGTCGCGGCAGGTCGAGGTATCCGAATTCTCCCGGCATTTAAAGCTTTTGGCCAAGGAGCTGGAAGTTCCGGTGATCGCGATCAGCCAGCTGAACCGCGGACCCGAGCAGCGTACCGACAAGAAGCCGATGTTAGCTGATCTACGCGAATCCGGTTCGTTAGAACAAGATTCGGATATGGTGATTTTGCTACACCGGCCAGACGCCTTCGAGCGTGACGACCCGCGAGGCGGTGAGGCGGACTTGATCATTGCCAAACACCGCAATGGGCCGACAAAGACTGTCACAGTCGCACACCAGTTGCATCTTTCGAGATTCGCCAACATGGCGAGATAG
- the rplI gene encoding 50S ribosomal protein L9, which yields MKLILTAEVDHLGSVGDTVEVKDGYGRNYLLPRGLAIVASRGAQKQADDIRRARETKQVRDLDHANEIKAALEALGSVSLPVKTAGDTGKLFGSVTAGDVVAAIKKAGGPNLDKRIVRLPKAHIKSVGSHPVTVHLHPDVNVEIALDVAAES from the coding sequence ATGAAGCTGATTTTGACTGCCGAGGTCGACCACCTCGGTTCCGTCGGCGACACCGTCGAGGTCAAAGACGGATACGGCCGCAACTACCTGCTGCCGCGCGGACTGGCGATCGTCGCGTCCCGCGGCGCCCAGAAGCAGGCCGACGACATTCGCCGCGCCCGGGAAACCAAGCAGGTGCGCGATCTGGACCACGCCAACGAGATCAAGGCGGCGCTCGAGGCGCTGGGCTCGGTCTCGCTGCCGGTCAAGACGGCGGGCGACACGGGCAAGCTGTTCGGCTCGGTGACCGCTGGCGACGTCGTCGCCGCCATCAAGAAGGCGGGCGGGCCCAACCTCGACAAGCGCATCGTGCGGCTGCCCAAGGCGCACATCAAGTCCGTCGGCAGCCACCCCGTCACGGTGCACCTGCATCCCGACGTCAACGTCGAGATCGCGCTGGACGTCGCCGCGGAGAGCTAG
- the rpsR gene encoding 30S ribosomal protein S18 encodes MAKSNKRRPAPEKPVKTRKCVFCAKKDQVIDYKDTALLRTYISERGKIRARRVTGNCVQHQRDIALAVKNAREVALLPFTSSAR; translated from the coding sequence ATGGCCAAGAGCAACAAGCGGCGTCCGGCTCCGGAGAAGCCGGTCAAGACACGCAAGTGCGTGTTCTGCGCCAAGAAGGACCAAGTGATCGACTACAAGGACACCGCGCTGCTGCGCACCTACATCAGTGAGCGCGGCAAGATCCGGGCGCGCCGGGTCACCGGCAACTGCGTGCAGCACCAGCGCGACATCGCCCTAGCCGTCAAGAATGCCCGCGAGGTGGCGCTGCTGCCCTTCACCTCCTCGGCGCGCTAG
- a CDS encoding single-stranded DNA-binding protein: MAGDTTITVVGNLTADPELRFTPSGAAVANFTVASTPRIYDRQSGEWKDGEALFLRCNIWREAAENVAESLTRGSRVIVQGRLKQRSFETREGEKRTVVEVEVDEIGPSLRYATAKVNKASRSGGGGGGFGGGGGGGSRQPAAPAAGATGDDPWGSAPASGSFGGGDDEPPF; encoded by the coding sequence ATGGCTGGTGACACCACCATCACCGTCGTCGGAAACCTGACCGCTGACCCCGAGCTGCGGTTCACCCCGTCCGGTGCTGCCGTGGCGAACTTCACCGTGGCCTCCACACCGCGCATCTACGACCGCCAAAGCGGGGAATGGAAGGACGGCGAGGCGCTGTTCCTGCGGTGCAACATCTGGCGTGAGGCCGCCGAGAACGTGGCCGAAAGCCTGACCCGGGGATCGCGGGTGATCGTGCAGGGGCGGCTCAAGCAGCGCTCGTTCGAAACCCGCGAGGGCGAGAAGCGCACGGTGGTCGAGGTCGAGGTCGACGAGATCGGGCCTTCACTGCGCTACGCCACCGCCAAGGTCAACAAGGCCAGCCGCAGCGGCGGCGGAGGCGGCGGTTTCGGCGGAGGCGGCGGCGGAGGTTCGCGGCAGCCGGCGGCACCGGCCGCGGGCGCCACCGGCGACGACCCGTGGGGCAGCGCTCCGGCCTCGGGCTCGTTCGGCGGCGGCGACGACGAACCACCCTTCTAA
- the rpsF gene encoding 30S ribosomal protein S6 translates to MRPYEIMVILDPTLDERTVAPSLEAFLNVIRKDGGTVEKVDIWGRRRLAYEIAKHAEGIYAVIDVKAAPATVSELDRQLSLNESVLRTKVMRTDKH, encoded by the coding sequence ATGCGTCCATACGAAATCATGGTCATCCTTGACCCCACCCTCGACGAGCGCACCGTAGCTCCGTCGTTGGAGGCCTTTCTCAATGTCATCCGCAAGGACGGCGGAACAGTGGAGAAGGTCGACATCTGGGGTCGGCGCCGACTGGCCTACGAAATCGCCAAGCATGCCGAGGGCATCTACGCGGTGATCGACGTCAAGGCCGCGCCGGCGACGGTGTCCGAGCTCGACCGTCAGCTGTCCCTGAACGAGTCCGTGTTGCGCACCAAGGTGATGCGCACCGACAAGCACTGA